A single genomic interval of Polaribacter vadi harbors:
- a CDS encoding STAS domain-containing protein: protein MPLKISKNKSVYHLKGKVNAPDVETFLTYFTEKIDKKKKITLNIEEAEEIDKNGLNAIQQLMILATSKEKNFSIVGGGCKEIYDHIFINQLN, encoded by the coding sequence ATGCCTCTAAAAATTTCAAAAAACAAAAGTGTTTATCATTTAAAGGGAAAAGTAAATGCGCCAGATGTAGAAACTTTTTTAACTTATTTTACTGAAAAAATTGATAAAAAAAAGAAAATAACTTTAAACATAGAAGAAGCTGAAGAAATTGACAAGAATGGTTTAAATGCTATTCAGCAATTAATGATTTTAGCAACCTCAAAAGAAAAAAACTTTTCAATAGTTGGTGGTGGCTGTAAAGAAATTTACGATCATATTTTTATAAATCAGCTTAATTAG
- a CDS encoding type IA DNA topoisomerase: protein MKVCIAEKPSVAREIANILGANTKRDGFYEGNGYAVTYTFGHLCTLLEPKDYKPHWKSWDLNNLPMLPERFDTKVTGDAGIRKQFNIVKSLFDKATVVINCGDAGTEGELIQRWVINQCGYKGEVQRLWISSLTEEAIKEGFNNLESSTKYDNLYYAGFSRAIGDWLLGLNATRLYTVKFGGYKQVLSVGRVQTPTLAMLVNRYLEIQNFKPEPYWELQTTYRDTLFNYEDGRFLKKEDGQLLADKVKESDFEIVSVTKKKGKDYAPKLFDLTGLQVYGNNKFGFSADETLKIVQKLYEMKVVTYPRVDTTFLPNDMYPKVHGILSKLTNYSELTQPLLGKKIKKTKRVFDDKKVTDHHAIIPTGIQSNLQYNQQQVYDIITKRFIAVFYPESDISNSTILGKAAKIPFKTTGKEILTQGWRVVFKSAEKIDKKNSEAILPNFVKGEKGPHEPSFLEKETKPPRNFTEASLLRAMETAGKQVDDENLRELMKENGIGRPSTRASIIETLFRRKYIERKKKLVLPTQTGIDLINIIDNELLKSAELTGRWEKRLKEIERGEFSAATFINNMKKMVDELVYEVRSNKSSKRISSVIANDKSMKQSATSNTKTSSKKASTKNKNVAGKTCPKCKKGQLLKGSSAFGCSEYKNNCNFKIPFEIYGKKVSENQLKRLIDKNCTTNLKGFVINDKKVEGLIRFDDDFNLKLEPKKELEKPQQNTETSSASKISCPKCKTGTVLKGKTAYGCSNYKNGCDFIFTFENIKKIANGKPLTKDLVLEIISN, encoded by the coding sequence ATGAAAGTCTGTATTGCAGAAAAGCCAAGTGTAGCAAGAGAAATCGCTAACATTCTAGGAGCCAACACAAAACGTGATGGTTTCTACGAAGGGAATGGTTATGCTGTAACTTATACTTTTGGGCATTTGTGCACGCTTTTAGAACCTAAAGACTACAAACCTCACTGGAAAAGTTGGGATTTGAACAATTTGCCAATGTTACCAGAACGTTTTGATACAAAAGTTACTGGAGATGCAGGTATTAGAAAACAGTTCAATATTGTAAAATCTTTGTTTGATAAAGCAACTGTAGTTATAAATTGTGGGGATGCAGGAACAGAAGGAGAACTCATTCAAAGATGGGTAATTAACCAATGTGGTTATAAAGGTGAGGTGCAACGTTTGTGGATTTCTTCATTAACAGAAGAAGCAATTAAAGAAGGTTTTAATAATTTAGAATCTTCCACAAAATATGATAATTTATACTATGCAGGTTTCTCTAGAGCTATTGGAGATTGGCTTTTGGGTTTAAATGCAACCAGATTGTACACTGTAAAATTTGGTGGTTACAAGCAGGTTTTATCTGTTGGTAGAGTGCAAACTCCTACTCTAGCAATGTTGGTAAATCGTTATTTGGAAATTCAAAACTTTAAACCAGAACCTTATTGGGAACTTCAAACTACGTATAGAGACACACTTTTTAATTACGAAGATGGACGTTTTCTAAAAAAAGAAGATGGGCAACTTTTAGCTGATAAAGTTAAAGAATCTGACTTTGAAATTGTTTCTGTTACCAAAAAAAAGGGGAAAGATTACGCTCCTAAATTATTCGATTTAACAGGTTTACAGGTTTATGGCAATAATAAATTCGGTTTTTCTGCGGATGAAACTTTGAAAATTGTTCAGAAGTTATATGAAATGAAGGTAGTTACATATCCAAGAGTTGATACAACTTTTTTACCCAATGATATGTATCCAAAAGTTCATGGAATTTTATCGAAATTAACAAATTACAGCGAACTTACACAACCTCTTTTAGGAAAGAAAATAAAGAAAACCAAACGTGTTTTTGATGATAAAAAAGTTACAGATCACCATGCTATAATTCCAACAGGAATTCAGAGTAACTTGCAATACAATCAACAGCAAGTTTATGATATTATTACCAAACGTTTTATAGCTGTTTTTTATCCAGAATCAGATATTTCGAATTCAACTATTTTAGGAAAAGCTGCAAAAATTCCTTTTAAAACAACAGGAAAAGAAATATTAACACAAGGTTGGCGCGTTGTTTTTAAATCTGCAGAAAAGATTGATAAAAAGAATAGTGAAGCAATTTTACCCAATTTTGTAAAAGGTGAAAAAGGGCCTCATGAACCTTCTTTTTTAGAAAAGGAAACAAAGCCACCAAGAAATTTTACAGAAGCAAGTTTATTAAGAGCCATGGAAACTGCTGGTAAACAAGTTGATGACGAAAATTTACGCGAATTAATGAAGGAAAACGGAATTGGGAGACCTTCTACAAGAGCAAGTATTATCGAAACTTTATTCCGAAGAAAATATATTGAACGTAAGAAAAAGTTAGTTTTACCAACGCAAACAGGTATCGATTTAATTAATATTATTGATAATGAATTGCTAAAATCTGCTGAACTTACTGGAAGATGGGAAAAACGTTTAAAAGAAATTGAACGTGGAGAATTTAGTGCAGCAACTTTCATCAACAATATGAAAAAGATGGTGGATGAATTGGTGTATGAAGTTCGTTCTAACAAATCTTCTAAACGAATTTCATCTGTGATTGCGAATGACAAAAGCATGAAGCAATCTGCTACTTCAAATACTAAAACATCATCAAAAAAAGCTTCAACAAAAAATAAAAATGTTGCTGGTAAAACGTGTCCTAAATGTAAAAAAGGGCAACTTTTAAAAGGGTCTTCTGCCTTTGGTTGCTCTGAATATAAAAATAATTGCAATTTTAAAATTCCTTTTGAAATTTATGGAAAGAAAGTTTCTGAAAATCAACTAAAAAGATTGATTGATAAAAATTGCACTACCAACTTAAAAGGTTTTGTAATAAATGATAAAAAAGTAGAAGGTTTAATTCGTTTTGATGATGATTTTAATTTGAAATTAGAACCTAAAAAAGAATTAGAAAAGCCTCAACAAAATACGGAAACAAGTTCAGCATCAAAAATTTCTTGTCCTAAATGTAAGACAGGAACTGTTTTAAAAGGAAAAACGGCTTATGGTTGTTCTAATTATAAAAATGGTTGCGACTTTATTTTTACTTTTGAGAACATAAAAAAAATTGCCAATGGAAAACCATTGACAAAAGATTTAGTTTTGGAAATTATATCTAATTAA
- a CDS encoding AbiV family abortive infection protein, with protein sequence MVNLEINELLKCLNNSKSLLSDADYLFKDNRFARAYSIYRLSIEENQISNMLIYLIIEKPINKDFSIEDESFFKNIFTDHLLKIKFSLIEDCVFFDFFEKYSIKQHKIKKQILSQISNPRQLDIFKQYGLYAHLINNKIRLPSDFISKNKCYKIQQESKLSLSKSRTFVEMFLTSPEVFIRKITNMDFSIYR encoded by the coding sequence ATGGTAAATTTAGAAATTAATGAATTATTAAAATGTTTAAATAATTCCAAATCATTATTAAGTGATGCTGATTATTTGTTTAAAGATAATCGTTTTGCTAGAGCTTATTCAATCTATAGATTATCTATAGAAGAAAATCAAATATCAAATATGTTAATTTATTTAATTATTGAGAAACCTATAAATAAAGATTTTAGTATAGAAGATGAATCATTTTTTAAAAATATTTTCACTGACCACTTATTAAAAATTAAATTTTCTTTGATAGAAGATTGTGTTTTTTTTGATTTTTTTGAAAAATATAGTATTAAACAGCACAAAATAAAAAAACAAATTTTAAGTCAAATATCAAACCCTAGACAATTAGATATTTTTAAACAATATGGACTTTATGCACATTTGATTAATAACAAAATTAGACTACCATCCGATTTTATTTCCAAAAATAAATGTTATAAGATTCAACAAGAATCTAAATTAAGCTTATCAAAATCAAGGACTTTTGTCGAAATGTTTTTAACTAGTCCAGAAGTTTTTATTAGAAAAATAACAAATATGGATTTTTCAATTTACAGATAA
- a CDS encoding Tex family protein, translating into MQILPYIIQQTQLSSKSVENTISLLNEDATIPFISRYRKEITGNLDEVQIGEIVKFKELFEALEKRKISILKTLEEQNVLTTELSQKIHNSQDFISLEDLYLPFKKKRKTKAETARLQGLEPLAKMIMSQNVNNLEQTASKYTSKEVATIDDAMEGARFIIAEWINERTDIRNNIRRELERFATISSKIIKSKIDEEKAQKFKDYFDWNEALKNIPSHRLLAILRAENEGFIRVKIEIDSERILQRIENRIIKSQNNCSAQIEFAIQDAYKRLLFPSLSNEALSIAKEKADEDAINVFTKNLKQLLLGSPLGEKRVLAIDPGFKSGCKLVCLNEQGDLLHNENIYPHQPQNQTNEAIKKIGSLVDAYKIDAIAIGNGTASRETEELVKKIFFKDKVDVFVVSEAGASIYSASKIARDEFPNYDVTVRGSVSIGRRLQDPLAELVKIDAKSIGVGQYQHDVDQTKLKKSLDTTVESCVNTVGVNINTASESLLSYVSGIGPKLAENIVNYRNEKGSFTSRKEIKKVPRLGGKAFEQAAGFLRIKNGKNPLDNSAVHPESYVLVDKIAKDLKINIADLIGNKDILQKINLQHYVSETIGLPTLQDIVKELEKPGLDPREKAKVFSFDANIKTIADLKTGQLLPGIVNNITNFGCFVDIGIKESGLIHISNLSDTFVKDVNAIVNLQQQIIVKVLEVDVVRKRIQLALVK; encoded by the coding sequence ATGCAAATTCTTCCATATATAATTCAACAAACACAACTTTCATCAAAATCTGTAGAAAATACGATTTCTCTTTTAAATGAAGATGCTACAATTCCCTTTATCAGCAGATACAGAAAGGAAATTACTGGCAATTTAGATGAAGTTCAAATTGGCGAAATTGTAAAATTTAAAGAGCTTTTTGAAGCCTTAGAAAAACGTAAAATATCAATTTTAAAAACATTAGAAGAACAAAATGTTTTAACTACAGAATTATCACAAAAAATACATAATTCACAAGACTTCATATCTTTAGAAGATTTGTATTTACCTTTTAAGAAAAAGAGAAAAACCAAAGCAGAAACTGCTCGTTTACAAGGTTTAGAACCTTTGGCAAAAATGATAATGAGTCAGAATGTGAATAATTTAGAACAAACTGCCTCAAAATATACATCAAAAGAAGTTGCCACTATTGATGATGCTATGGAAGGCGCTCGTTTTATTATTGCAGAATGGATTAACGAAAGAACAGATATCAGAAATAATATTAGAAGAGAATTAGAACGTTTTGCAACCATTTCATCAAAAATAATAAAGAGTAAAATTGATGAAGAAAAAGCGCAAAAATTCAAAGATTATTTTGATTGGAATGAAGCTTTAAAAAATATTCCTTCACACAGATTATTAGCAATTTTAAGAGCAGAAAATGAAGGTTTTATCCGCGTAAAAATTGAAATTGATTCAGAAAGAATCTTGCAAAGAATTGAAAATAGAATTATTAAATCTCAAAATAATTGTTCAGCACAAATTGAATTCGCAATTCAAGATGCGTATAAACGTTTGTTGTTTCCTTCTTTATCAAATGAAGCTCTCTCAATTGCTAAAGAAAAGGCAGATGAAGATGCTATAAATGTCTTCACCAAAAACTTAAAACAATTATTATTAGGTTCACCTTTGGGTGAAAAACGTGTTTTGGCAATCGATCCTGGTTTTAAATCTGGCTGTAAATTGGTTTGTTTAAATGAACAAGGAGATTTACTACATAATGAAAACATATATCCTCATCAACCTCAAAATCAAACAAATGAAGCAATAAAAAAAATAGGTTCTTTGGTTGATGCTTATAAAATTGATGCGATTGCAATCGGAAATGGAACAGCCTCAAGAGAAACAGAAGAATTGGTGAAAAAAATTTTCTTTAAAGATAAAGTTGATGTTTTTGTGGTGAGTGAGGCTGGAGCCTCTATTTATTCAGCTTCTAAAATTGCAAGAGACGAATTCCCAAATTACGATGTTACTGTTCGTGGTTCTGTTTCTATTGGACGTAGATTGCAAGATCCTTTGGCTGAGTTGGTTAAGATTGATGCAAAATCGATTGGAGTTGGCCAATATCAACATGATGTTGATCAAACAAAATTAAAAAAGTCTTTAGATACAACTGTGGAAAGTTGTGTAAATACTGTTGGCGTAAACATTAATACTGCTAGTGAATCTTTGTTAAGTTATGTGTCAGGAATTGGACCAAAATTGGCAGAAAACATCGTAAACTATAGAAATGAAAAAGGCTCTTTTACTTCGAGAAAAGAAATTAAAAAAGTGCCAAGATTAGGAGGAAAAGCTTTTGAACAAGCTGCTGGTTTTTTGAGAATTAAGAACGGAAAAAATCCTTTAGATAATTCTGCTGTGCATCCTGAAAGTTATGTTTTGGTTGATAAAATAGCCAAAGATTTAAAAATAAATATTGCTGATTTGATTGGAAATAAAGACATCCTTCAAAAAATAAATTTGCAACATTATGTTTCTGAAACCATAGGTTTGCCAACGTTACAAGACATTGTGAAGGAATTAGAAAAACCAGGTTTAGATCCAAGAGAAAAAGCAAAAGTATTTTCTTTTGATGCAAATATTAAAACTATTGCTGATTTAAAAACAGGTCAACTTTTACCAGGAATAGTAAATAATATTACAAATTTTGGTTGTTTTGTAGATATTGGTATTAAAGAAAGTGGCTTAATTCACATTTCTAATTTGTCTGATACGTTTGTAAAAGATGTAAATGCAATCGTTAATTTGCAACAACAAATTATTGTAAAAGTTTTAGAGGTTGATGTTGTTAGGAAGAGAATTCAATTGGCTTTGGTGAAGTAA
- a CDS encoding GNAT family N-acetyltransferase gives MKIRLSTFDDIPNIMTIIDDAKAYLASQNIDQWQNGYPNAEQIENDINKGESYVVVNDKNKIMATSMFTLRKEPTYKEVFDGKWIISEDEIYGVIHRMAIKKEFRKFGLATFLFHEFHLQLEEKNIKSLKIDTHEENMGMQSLIKKLGYQYCGIIYTNYNAKRLAFEKVISS, from the coding sequence ATGAAAATAAGACTTTCTACGTTTGATGATATTCCCAATATCATGACCATTATTGATGACGCAAAAGCTTATTTGGCTTCTCAAAACATCGATCAATGGCAAAATGGCTATCCAAATGCTGAGCAAATTGAAAATGATATTAATAAAGGCGAAAGTTATGTGGTTGTAAATGATAAAAATAAAATTATGGCAACCTCTATGTTTACCTTAAGAAAAGAACCAACGTATAAAGAAGTTTTTGATGGAAAATGGATCATTTCTGAAGACGAAATTTATGGCGTAATTCACAGAATGGCAATCAAAAAAGAATTCAGAAAATTTGGTTTAGCTACATTTTTATTTCACGAATTTCACTTGCAATTAGAAGAAAAAAACATCAAAAGTTTAAAGATTGATACACATGAAGAAAATATGGGTATGCAATCTTTAATTAAAAAATTGGGCTACCAATATTGTGGAATAATTTACACCAATTACAATGCAAAAAGATTGGCTTTTGAGAAAGTAATATCATCTTAA
- a CDS encoding fumarylacetoacetate hydrolase family protein, whose protein sequence is MKILGIGSNYVSDLKDLEEKKKAKKFIFSKPESSLAVNCDVVYPSDITNELIYEIELVIKIGKEGKNITKETANSYISEIAVGIDYTATDLLNDARETKHPWDFAKGFDGAAPISSFKSIAEYPNLDDINFDLKINGEEKQRSNTAYMINDFADIIVFISKYMTLQPGDLIFTGTPALGKGEIFKGDHLQCSINDELLLDFKMI, encoded by the coding sequence ATGAAAATATTAGGAATTGGTAGTAATTACGTATCAGATTTAAAGGATCTTGAAGAGAAAAAGAAAGCTAAAAAGTTTATTTTTTCTAAACCAGAAAGCAGTTTGGCTGTAAATTGTGATGTTGTGTATCCAAGTGATATTACCAACGAATTAATTTACGAAATTGAATTGGTTATCAAAATAGGGAAAGAAGGAAAAAACATTACCAAAGAAACTGCTAATTCTTACATTTCTGAAATTGCTGTTGGAATCGATTATACAGCAACAGACCTTTTAAATGATGCCAGAGAAACAAAACATCCTTGGGATTTTGCCAAAGGTTTTGATGGTGCTGCACCAATTTCTAGCTTTAAATCGATTGCTGAATACCCAAATTTAGACGATATTAATTTCGATTTAAAAATTAATGGCGAAGAAAAACAAAGAAGTAATACAGCTTATATGATAAATGATTTTGCTGATATTATTGTGTTTATTTCTAAATATATGACTTTGCAACCTGGAGATTTAATTTTTACAGGAACTCCTGCTTTAGGAAAAGGAGAAATTTTTAAAGGAGACCATTTACAGTGTTCTATAAATGACGAATTGTTGTTAGATTTTAAAATGATATAA
- the lysA gene encoding diaminopimelate decarboxylase — protein MENTQLLELANKYGSPLYVYDTDKIESQYNRLTSAFSSVKNLKLNYAVKALSNINILKFFKNLGAGLDTVSYQEVQLGLTTGIDPKKIIYTPNGVSLTEIEEVAKLGVQINIDNLSILESFGQKHPEIPVCVRINPHIMAGGNSKISVGHIDSKFGISIHQVPHIKRVVENTKMNINGIHMHTGSDILDIDTFLRATEILFDVAKQFENIDFIDFGSGFKVPYKEGDISTDIEQLGVQLSERFNEFCVEYGKDITLMFEPGKFLVSEAGVFLAKVNVVKQTTSTVFAHVDSGFNHLVRPMMYNSHHHITNISNPAGRDRYYSVVGYICETDTFASNRRISEISEEDVLCFHNAGAYCFSMASNYNSRYLPAEVMIVDGKDYLIRKRQTIKDILHNQEVVEISSKKKKEAVTA, from the coding sequence GTGGAAAATACACAACTTTTAGAATTAGCAAATAAATACGGAAGTCCTTTATATGTATATGATACAGATAAAATTGAATCTCAATACAACAGATTAACAAGCGCTTTTAGCAGTGTTAAAAACTTAAAATTGAATTATGCTGTAAAAGCACTTTCGAACATCAATATTTTAAAATTCTTTAAAAATTTAGGTGCTGGTTTAGATACGGTTTCTTATCAAGAAGTTCAGTTGGGTTTAACAACAGGAATTGATCCGAAGAAAATAATTTACACACCAAATGGCGTTTCTTTAACAGAAATTGAAGAAGTTGCTAAATTAGGGGTTCAAATTAATATTGATAATCTTTCTATTCTAGAATCTTTTGGTCAAAAACATCCAGAAATTCCTGTTTGTGTAAGAATAAATCCACATATTATGGCTGGTGGAAATTCTAAGATTTCTGTGGGTCATATCGATTCTAAATTTGGAATCTCTATTCACCAAGTTCCTCATATTAAACGTGTTGTAGAAAACACAAAAATGAATATCAATGGAATTCACATGCACACAGGTTCTGATATTTTAGATATTGATACTTTTTTACGTGCTACAGAAATTTTATTTGATGTTGCTAAACAATTCGAAAATATAGATTTTATAGATTTTGGAAGTGGTTTTAAAGTACCTTATAAAGAAGGAGATATTTCTACGGATATTGAGCAATTAGGTGTGCAATTATCAGAAAGATTCAACGAATTTTGTGTTGAATATGGTAAAGACATTACATTAATGTTTGAACCAGGAAAGTTTTTAGTTTCTGAAGCTGGTGTATTTTTAGCAAAAGTAAATGTTGTAAAACAAACTACTTCTACAGTTTTTGCACATGTAGATTCTGGTTTTAATCACTTAGTAAGACCAATGATGTACAACTCTCATCATCATATTACAAACATTTCTAACCCAGCAGGAAGAGATCGCTATTACTCAGTTGTTGGTTATATTTGTGAAACAGATACGTTTGCCTCTAACAGAAGAATTTCGGAAATTTCGGAAGAAGATGTTTTGTGTTTCCATAATGCAGGAGCGTATTGCTTTTCAATGGCATCAAATTACAATTCAAGATATTTACCTGCAGAAGTAATGATTGTTGATGGCAAAGATTATTTAATCAGAAAAAGACAGACCATCAAAGATATTTTACACAATCAAGAAGTTGTGGAAATTTCATCAAAAAAGAAAAAAGAAGCTGTTACAGCTTAG
- a CDS encoding DNA topoisomerase IV subunit B, with amino-acid sequence MSEETKYTEDNIRSLDWKEHIRMRPGMYIGKLGDGSSADDGIYILVKEVLDNSIDEYVMGAGKTIEISIHGSKVTVRDYGRGIPLGKVVDVVSKMNTGGKYDSKAFKKSVGLNGVGTKAVNALSSYFRVESSREGKSASAEFSQGNLENQEFLEETSRRKGTKVSFIPDEEIFKKYKYRNEYVAKMLKYYVYLNPGLTIIFNGEKFFSENGLKDLLEDNNNQEDLLYPIIHLKGDDIEVAITHSKTQYSEEYHSFVNGQYTTQGGTHQAAFREAIVKTIRDFYGKNFEASDVRKSIISAIAIKVMEPVFESQTKTKLGSTEMGDDLPTVRTYINDFVKTKLDNFLHRNTEIADKLQKKIVQAEKERKELSGIRKLARDRAKKASLHNKKLRDCRVHLGDIKKDNYLESTLFITEGDSASGSITKSRNVNTQAVFSLKGKPLNSYGLSKKIVYENEEFNLLQAALNIEDGLEDLRYNNIVIATDADVDGMHIRLLLITFFLQFFPELIKEGHLFILETPLFRVRNKKQTFYCYSDEEKREAIEKLRGKPEITRFKGLGEISPNEFVHFIGDDIRLDPVMLDKEMSIEQMLQFYMGKNTPDRQKFIIDNLKVELDTIEEESLS; translated from the coding sequence ATGAGTGAAGAAACAAAATATACAGAAGATAATATTAGATCATTAGACTGGAAAGAGCATATTAGAATGCGACCAGGAATGTATATTGGTAAATTGGGAGATGGCTCTTCTGCAGACGATGGAATTTACATTTTAGTAAAAGAAGTGTTGGATAATTCCATTGATGAATATGTAATGGGCGCAGGAAAAACCATCGAAATTTCCATTCACGGAAGTAAAGTTACAGTACGTGATTATGGACGTGGAATTCCTTTAGGGAAAGTAGTTGATGTGGTTTCCAAGATGAATACTGGTGGTAAATACGATTCTAAAGCCTTTAAAAAATCTGTGGGTTTAAATGGAGTTGGTACAAAAGCAGTAAATGCACTTTCTTCTTATTTTAGAGTAGAATCTTCACGTGAAGGAAAATCTGCTTCTGCTGAATTTAGCCAAGGTAATTTAGAAAATCAAGAATTTTTAGAAGAAACATCAAGAAGAAAAGGAACCAAAGTTTCTTTTATTCCTGATGAAGAAATTTTTAAAAAATACAAATACAGAAACGAGTATGTAGCAAAAATGCTAAAATACTATGTGTATTTAAATCCAGGTTTAACCATTATTTTTAATGGAGAAAAGTTTTTTTCAGAAAATGGATTGAAAGATTTATTAGAAGATAATAACAACCAAGAAGATTTATTATACCCAATAATTCATTTAAAAGGCGATGATATTGAGGTTGCAATTACACACAGTAAAACGCAATATTCAGAGGAATATCACTCTTTTGTAAATGGACAATATACAACACAAGGAGGAACGCATCAAGCTGCTTTTAGAGAAGCTATTGTAAAAACGATTCGTGATTTTTACGGAAAAAATTTTGAAGCTTCAGATGTTCGTAAATCCATAATTTCTGCAATTGCTATTAAAGTGATGGAACCTGTTTTTGAAAGTCAGACAAAAACTAAGTTGGGTTCTACAGAAATGGGTGATGATTTGCCAACAGTAAGAACATACATTAACGATTTTGTAAAAACAAAGCTGGATAATTTTCTGCATAGAAATACTGAAATTGCAGATAAACTTCAAAAGAAAATTGTTCAAGCAGAAAAAGAGCGAAAAGAATTATCAGGAATCAGGAAATTAGCAAGAGATAGAGCAAAAAAAGCAAGTTTACACAACAAGAAATTACGTGATTGTAGAGTTCATTTAGGAGATATTAAAAAAGATAATTATTTAGAATCAACGTTATTTATAACAGAGGGAGATTCTGCATCTGGTTCTATTACAAAATCACGAAACGTAAATACACAAGCCGTTTTTAGTTTAAAAGGAAAACCTTTAAATTCTTATGGCTTGAGTAAAAAGATTGTGTACGAAAATGAAGAATTCAATTTATTGCAAGCCGCTTTAAATATTGAAGATGGGTTAGAAGATTTACGTTATAATAATATTGTAATTGCCACAGATGCCGATGTTGATGGAATGCACATTCGTTTGTTATTGATTACATTTTTCTTGCAATTTTTCCCAGAATTAATAAAAGAAGGACATTTATTTATTTTAGAAACACCTTTGTTTAGAGTAAGAAACAAAAAACAAACTTTTTATTGTTATTCTGATGAAGAAAAACGAGAAGCCATAGAGAAATTAAGAGGAAAACCAGAAATAACTCGATTTAAAGGTTTGGGTGAAATTTCGCCAAATGAATTTGTGCATTTTATAGGTGATGATATTCGTTTAGATCCTGTAATGCTTGATAAAGAAATGTCGATTGAACAAATGTTGCAGTTTTATATGGGCAAAAATACACCTGATAGACAGAAGTTTATTATTGATAATTTAAAAGTTGAGTTGGATACTATTGAGGAGGAAAGCCTATCCTAA
- a CDS encoding ORF6N domain-containing protein — MKEEEKSIIPDEIISNKIYLIRNQKVMIDRDLADLYQVETKRLKESVKRNSERFPEDFMFELTKEEFENLRSQFATSSWGGTRYLPSVFTEQGVAMLSSVLNSDRAIAVNIKNY; from the coding sequence ATGAAAGAAGAAGAAAAAAGTATAATTCCAGATGAAATAATATCTAATAAAATCTATTTGATTCGCAATCAAAAGGTAATGATAGATAGAGATTTAGCGGATTTATATCAAGTAGAAACAAAAAGATTAAAAGAGTCTGTAAAAAGAAATTCAGAAAGATTCCCTGAAGATTTTATGTTTGAATTGACAAAAGAAGAGTTTGAAAACTTGAGGTCGCAATTTGCGACCTCAAGTTGGGGAGGTACAAGATATTTACCTTCTGTATTTACAGAACAAGGAGTTGCAATGTTATCGAGCGTTTTGAATAGCGATAGAGCTATTGCTGTAAATATTAAAAATTATTAG